In the Nocardioides panaciterrulae genome, CCGGCTCGGTCGCGGTCCCGGTCACCGGGATGGGGCGGGTGTGCGGGGTGTCGGCGAGCAGCGCGCCCAGCGAGACCACCAGCTGGGCCCCCAGCTCGTCGCAGGCGGCGAGCAGCTCGGCGCAGAACTGGCGCCAGCGCATGTTCGGCTCGATCCCGCGGATGAGGATCACGTCCCGGTCGAGGTCCGGGGGAGAGGCGATCGCGATCTGGGTGCTGGGCCAGGTGAGCCGCCGGTGCCCGAACTCGTCGCTGCCGACGACGGGTCGGTTGACCTGGAAGTCGTAGAACTCCTCGGGGTCCACCGCGCCGACGACCCGGGCGCCCCAGACCTTGATCAGGTGGTCAACCAGGGCCGAGGCGGCCTCGCCGGCGTCGTTCCAGCCCTCGAAGGCGGCGATCACCAGCGGGTCCACCAGCTCGGGTGCGTCGTCGATCTCGATCACCCCTCCAGCCTAGTCACCGAGGGTGCGGATGCCGCGCCGGCGCGGCCCCCTACCGCGCTTCGGGGATTTCGTCCGGCACCGCACGCGGTGTCACGATTCTTGACGGTCACCATGTGAACAAGCCATCCACTGCGTGGACACGCTCCTACGCTGGAGAGGTGGCCCCGCTGCTGCCCGGCCCGGGCGGAGCTGGTGCCCGCGAGAGGAGAGCCCGTGACCACAGCGTCGTCGTCCCTGCAGCCGGACCGCACCGAGGAGCTGCGGTCGCTGCTGCGTGAGCGCATCCTCGTGCTCGACGGCGCCATGGGCACCCTGATCCAGGGCTACCAGCCCGGCGAGGCGGAGTTCCGCGGGGACCGCTTCGCGGACTGGACTCGGGACGTGAAGGGCAACAGCGACCTGCTGAACCTCACCCAGCCCGAGATGATCCGCACCATTCACCGCCGTTACCTCGAGTCCGGTGCGGACATCGTCGAGACGAACACCTTCACCGCGACCTCGATCGCCCAGGCCGACTACGGCATGGAGGGGCTCGCTCACGAGCTCAACGTGGCGGGCGCCCGGCTGGCGCGCGAGGCCTGTGACGAGCTCTCCACGCCGGACCGGCCGCGGTTCGTCGCCGGCTCTCTGGGCCCGACCAACCGGACCGCGTCGATCTCCCCGGACGTCAACGACCCGGCCGCGCG is a window encoding:
- a CDS encoding PAC2 family protein, translated to MIEIDDAPELVDPLVIAAFEGWNDAGEAASALVDHLIKVWGARVVGAVDPEEFYDFQVNRPVVGSDEFGHRRLTWPSTQIAIASPPDLDRDVILIRGIEPNMRWRQFCAELLAACDELGAQLVVSLGALLADTPHTRPIPVTGTATEPDLVDRLKLEQSSYEGPTGIVGVFQDACVRLDVPAVSYWAAVPHYVAQPPCPKATLALLGQLEDLLEVSIPLGDLPEDARAWERGVDELAEEDEDVADYVRSLEETRDTTDLPEASGEAIAREFERYLKRRQDEP